One part of the Alosa alosa isolate M-15738 ecotype Scorff River chromosome 4, AALO_Geno_1.1, whole genome shotgun sequence genome encodes these proteins:
- the LOC125292975 gene encoding uncharacterized protein LOC125292975 → MESLRVDGGRGRQTSCVDAARIQRMNRQAELLFGKEHVFEPNFAAPLPYPDDYNHPDEEELLGVEYGMCQSTAFTARHYYAQKAEEEQCREEEEEEEEGKGESAAEESGEEEEDEQADEGVGGMSEEDPIDHVCEKHVVLTQAEQVEEEDDPALQDVLASQRHLHLPGIEEVEALASLLLQLADDSDHHHLVPAVLRQQIATAAAAAAAAALHDHDRSGANFVKKYESRWGYTLFGRCLGADTPETSAAQKTKFGWMRYPQAAQVTEESRLLYLLIKMLQHHPTCSKFHSSPSKLTSSIKGQYKRIADRVRDDPVVGSLAIPLLNINVKSISNFQEGGEDGQLQGNGWTLKTHSQTVNQGLQTAVSSPSLPLHPTCHLPWQKHLSSWCCQPNHRLHQ, encoded by the exons ATGGAGTCCCTTCGCGTCGACGGAGGTCGTGGTCGCCAGACGAGCTGCGTGGACGCTGCGAGGATTCAGCGAATGAATCGGCAGGCGGAGCTGCTCTTTGGCAAGGAGCACGTCTTTGAACCTAACTTCGCTGCTCCTCTGCCATACCCTGACGACTACAACCATCCAGACGAGGAGGAGCTGCTTGGCGTGGAGTATGGCATGTGCCAGTCCACTGCATTCACTGCAAGGCACTACTACGCGCAGAAAG CTGAGGAGGAGCAGtgtagggaggaggaggaggaggaggaggaggggaaaggggAGTCCGCTGCTGAGGAGAGtggcgaggaagaggaggacgagcAGGCTGACGAGGGTGTCGGAGGCATGTCGGAGGAGGACCCCATAGACCACGTCTGTGAGAAGCATGTCGTCCTCACTCAGGCAGagcaggtggaggaagaggatgacccCGCTTTGCAGGATGTCCTGGCCAGCCAACGCCATCTCCATCTGCCAGGGATAGAGGAAGTGGAGGCCCTTGCGTCGCTTCTCCTCCAGCTGGCAGACGACAGCGACCACCACCACCTCGTGCCCGCCGTGCTGAGGCAGCAAATTGccacggctgctgctgctgctgctgctgctgctctccacGACCACGACCGGTCCGGCGCCAACTTCGTCAAGAAGTACGAGTCCAGGTGGGGCTACACCCTCTTTGGTCGTTGCCTCGGAGCCGACACGCCAGAGACCAGCGCAGCCCAGAAGACCAAGTTTGGCTGGATGAGGTACCCCCAAGCAGCGCAGGTGACCGAGGAGAGCCGTCTTCTGTACCTCCTGATTAAGATGCTGCAGCACCATCCCACCTGCAGCAAATTCCACTCGTCTCCCAGCAAGCTGACCTCATCCATCAAAGGCCAGTACAAGAGGATTGCCGACAGAGTGAGGGACGACCCGGTCGTGGGCAGCCTCGCCATCCCGCTGCTCAACATAAACGTCAAGTCCATCAGCAACTttcaggagggaggagaagatggCCAACTTCAGGGCAACG GTTGGACTTTGAAGACCCACAGCCAGACTGTCAACCAGGGCCTTCAAACCGCTGTATCCAGCCCAAGCCTGCCACTGCATCCTACGTGCCATCTGCCGTGGCAAAAGCACCTGTCCTCCTGGTGCTGCCAACCCAACCACAGGCTCCATCAGTGA
- the LOC125293556 gene encoding uncharacterized protein LOC125293556 has protein sequence MKAMIPCPNTNCPAPPGEYLERKGFGSYARQVCGMSSYYTLLTEKLKCSYCEKVRHVSVARDSEEEEEEDHHQQQYIWLAYSPKVLMSLVPAVRRMFPAILCGKRAIDRGVVTLLSDRLNAMSMSKVQRLLKQGHDEWYIERRDLYQTLLYDAHTAGSSSTAASSSSQKGILAFAKPAGTYTPPIPQSPLPSARVLRRAHLIMEMEKMPVYRSEILSMTGEILCIDGTRKVLKKIYGDGQGTMQYLTSVLNEWGQFLRTVVVAAESEGCYARMARGLVARFERANAPAPRVIYADNNCCRDSGSSFLETLFSDWVQRGAVVRLDIRHWLHRWDAVVIKQSHAKYGVFMSAMAGAVLAYNKGDMMLLVQAVRKGNEELYGNHTDQQMLAFLKPSQIKSYVRRITRGVEETAATVDSILDEFKGPAGLDIDGIPLFKSSDAVDAHWATASKHLGCMQDPPGVPLYVAVRTVVLNGVQLQRCT, from the exons ATGAAGGCCATGATTCCCTGCCCCAACACCAACTGCCCTGCGCCGCCTGGGGAATACCTGGAGAGGAAGGGCTTCGGCAGCTACGCCAGGCAGGTGTGTGGCATGTCATCCTACTACACCCTCCTGACGGAGAAGCTGAAGTGCTCCTACTGCGAGAAGGTGAGGCATGTGTCGGTGGCACGCgacagtgaggaggaggaggaggaagatcaCCATCAGCAGCAGTACATTTGGCTGGCCTACAGTCCAAAAGTTCTGATGAGCCTCGTCCCTGCTGTTAGACGGATGTTCCCCGCCATTCTGTGTGGGAAGCGCGCCATCGACAGAGGAGTGGTGACTCTGCTGAGCGACCGCCTCAACGCCATGTCGATGAGCAAGGTGCAGCGGCTTCTGAAACAGGGCCACGACGAGTGGTACATCGAGCGGCGTGACCTGTACCAGACTCTGCTGTACGACGCCCACACAGCTGGCTCTTCGTCGACGGCAGCCTCATCCTCCTCGCAGAAGGGCATCCTCGCCTTCGCCAAACCTGCAGGGACGTACACACCTCCCATTCCCCAGTCTCCTCTTCCATCTGCCCGGGTGCTGAGGCGAGCACACCTCATCatggagatggagaagatgCCAGTGTACCGCAGCGAGATCCTCAGCATGACTGGAGAAATCCTCTGCATAGATGGCACAAGAAAG GTCCTGAAGAAGATCTACGGGGACGGCCAGGGCACGATGCAGTACCTCACCAGCGTGCTGAATGAGTGGGGTCAGTTCTTGAGGACGGTGGTGGTGGCAGCTGAGTCCGAGGGCTGCTATGCACGCATGGCCAGGGGTCTTGTGGCTCGGTTCGAGCGTGCGAACGCTCCAGCCCCGAGAGTGATTTATGCCGACAACAACTGCTGCCG TGACAGTGGCTCATCGTTCCTTGAGACCCTCTTCAGTGACTGGGTGCAGAGGGGTGCTGTGGTCCGTCTGGACATCCGCCACTGGCTGCACCGCTGGGATGCTGTGGTCATCAAACAGAGCCACGCCAAGTACGGGGTATTCATGAGTGCCATGGCAGGGGCGGTGTTGGCCTACAATAAGGGGGACATGATGCTCTTGGTCCAGGCAGTGCGGAAGGGCAATGAGGAACTGTACGGCAACCACACTGACCAACAGATGCTCGCCTTCCTCAAGCCGTCCCAGATCAAGAGCTATGTCAGGCGCATAACGAGGGGTGTTGAG GAGACCGCTGCGACTGTGGACTCCATCCTTGATGAGTTCAAGGGACCAGCAGGCCTTGACATCGACGGGATCCCCTTGTTCAAATCCTCAGACGCCGTTGATGCACATTGGGCAACGGCAAGCAAGCACCTCGGATGCATGCAG GACCCCCCTGGTGTTCCGCTGTACGTGGCAGTGAGGACAGTGGTGCTGAACGGTGTGCAGCTGCAGAG GTGTACCTGA